CCTATTAACATACTTTTTAATACGTGATTTTCTTTCCAATGACCTGCTTCATGAGCTATAACTGCCTTTATTTCATCCTCTTGATAATTTTTTAATAATGTATCATACAATACAATCCTACTTGTCTTTCCAAATCCATAAAAGTAGGCATTGGCAAGAGTAGTCCTTTTACTTGCATCCATTTCTTGAATCTTATCTATTTTTATTCCCGCATTTTTTGATATTTCCTTTACCATGTTTATTATTTTTTGGTCTTTGATTGGGGTGAATTTATTAAATAAAGGTGCTATAAAAGTAGGATAGACGTAAATTTGCACAAACATAATTATCGTCAAAAAGACTGCAGCATTTACCCACCAGTTATTAGGCCATTTATTTAGAGCCACAAATAAGAGCAATACTTCCATTGACGAAAAAACAAAGTCTAAAGCCGCACTTTTAAAATAATCACTCCACCAAGAAGCCATTGTCTGTACAGAAAAACCCCATTCAACTTGAACAGAATGGCTTAAAAGGCTAAAGGGTAGAGATATTAACCTTAAAATTACCCATAAGGCAATGAAATATAAAAAGACATTCACATAGTATTTACCTGAAGCTAATTTTTCGGTATAGTATGAAAGCTTGATAGCATTATTCCCAAATACAAGCCATAACAAAAAAGCTGCTTTTGTCAAAAAAGAAGTTATGTAAATCAATCGATTTATTTTGTGATACTTTTGCGCTTTTGATATTTCTGCAGGGGAAAAATATTTGTAGACTTCATGAGGTATATTTCCTGGAAATAATGTATAATAAAGGTATAAAACAGAAAATATTGTGGCAATTAATATAAGTATCAGCCACAATTTATTGAATTTTATAAAAGCCATAGTCTTCAATCCTTTCACAAAGTTTTACCTAACAATATTATATCTCATTGGAGGAAAAAATAGTTGTGCAAATAAAATTATTTGCTTCAGACTGTTGACAAAATATCGGGAACCCGTTATGATGAGAAGGGTTCCTTGTTATTTTAGTGGTATAAAGCAAAAGAGGAGAGGAGAAGGAAGATGTTAACAAAGAAACAGGATGCAAGACATCAAATAGAATTTGTAAGCATAGATCAATTAGTACCAAAAGACCACCTTTTAAGAAAGATAGAAAAAGTCATAGA
The sequence above is a segment of the Thermoanaerobacter ethanolicus JW 200 genome. Coding sequences within it:
- a CDS encoding M48 family metallopeptidase encodes the protein MAFIKFNKLWLILILIATIFSVLYLYYTLFPGNIPHEVYKYFSPAEISKAQKYHKINRLIYITSFLTKAAFLLWLVFGNNAIKLSYYTEKLASGKYYVNVFLYFIALWVILRLISLPFSLLSHSVQVEWGFSVQTMASWWSDYFKSAALDFVFSSMEVLLLFVALNKWPNNWWVNAAVFLTIIMFVQIYVYPTFIAPLFNKFTPIKDQKIINMVKEISKNAGIKIDKIQEMDASKRTTLANAYFYGFGKTSRIVLYDTLLKNYQEDEIKAVIAHEAGHWKENHVLKSMLIGIVGLVIGLYFLNILIHSSLFLPYGKRMTPAVLAMIYLFILLINFDTTPIQNYISRQMEKQADLLSVEYLHDKKPVIKLQIDLAKKSLLDVAPPPFIEWFSYSHPSTMHRIELVEKANVK